A single genomic interval of candidate division WOR-3 bacterium harbors:
- a CDS encoding FAD-dependent oxidoreductase, with protein sequence MYPDSMRESIRRMEATREARMKQTFPMRTAEEKKELLRRFHPDYIEESMRKLAVGPNQGERTPNELADVLEAWPVFDETSIDLSQVEQDVDVLIIGGGGAGAAAALTAQAAGARVLLVTKLRTGDANTMMAQGGIQAADKPNDSPARHYLDVLGGGHFKNIPSLARALVLDAPGVIAWLEELGVMFDKQKDGTMITIHGGGTSRKRMHACRDYTGAEIMRVLRDELVNRNVSRVEFAAAVELLTDGRGTVTGAVFVNLETGQKWIARAKTVILATGGCGRLHIQGFPCTNHYGATADGLVLAYRAGAKLIFMDTIQYHPTGVAYPEQIVGLLITEKVRGLGAQLVNDQGNRFIYELESRDITASAIIRECREGRGVRTPTGVFGVWLDSPLIEMLKGEGAVKASLPAMYHQFARYGIFMDREPVLTYPTQHYQNGGILIDEDGLSGVGNLYAAGEVSGGIHGRNRLMGNSLLDILVFGRRAGKAAAEAAKATKAVPELSLKHVAAFKRELAAAKVPRSRKSPMILPDYRQPAMRGRYSFLGPDPECVLPAD encoded by the coding sequence GTGTATCCTGACAGTATGCGCGAATCCATCCGACGGATGGAGGCGACCCGTGAAGCGCGAATGAAGCAGACATTCCCAATGCGGACTGCGGAAGAGAAAAAGGAACTGCTTCGGAGATTCCACCCGGACTACATCGAGGAGTCAATGCGCAAGCTGGCGGTAGGCCCGAATCAGGGTGAGCGGACGCCGAATGAGCTCGCTGATGTGCTGGAGGCGTGGCCGGTGTTCGATGAGACGAGCATTGACCTTAGTCAGGTTGAGCAGGACGTAGATGTGCTTATCATCGGCGGCGGTGGTGCGGGTGCCGCGGCCGCTCTGACAGCGCAGGCTGCCGGTGCGAGAGTACTTCTGGTGACCAAACTCAGGACCGGCGATGCCAATACGATGATGGCTCAGGGGGGTATTCAGGCCGCTGACAAGCCGAATGATTCACCGGCCCGGCACTATCTGGACGTTCTCGGTGGTGGGCATTTTAAGAACATTCCATCCCTTGCCCGGGCACTGGTCCTGGATGCGCCCGGCGTCATCGCTTGGCTTGAAGAGCTGGGAGTGATGTTCGACAAGCAGAAAGACGGCACGATGATTACGATTCATGGTGGCGGTACCTCGCGCAAGCGGATGCATGCGTGCCGGGATTACACCGGTGCAGAAATCATGCGCGTGCTGCGTGACGAACTCGTCAATCGCAACGTGTCGCGGGTCGAGTTCGCGGCAGCGGTTGAACTGTTGACCGACGGTAGAGGAACGGTAACCGGCGCGGTATTCGTGAACCTTGAGACCGGGCAGAAATGGATAGCGCGGGCAAAGACGGTCATACTTGCCACCGGTGGATGTGGCCGGTTGCACATTCAGGGATTCCCCTGTACTAACCACTACGGCGCAACCGCGGACGGACTAGTCCTTGCCTATCGGGCCGGCGCGAAACTGATCTTCATGGATACTATACAGTACCACCCGACCGGGGTGGCCTATCCCGAACAGATTGTCGGGCTGCTCATCACCGAGAAGGTACGTGGGTTGGGCGCACAACTGGTCAACGATCAGGGCAATCGGTTCATTTACGAGCTTGAGAGCCGTGATATCACTGCCTCCGCCATCATCAGAGAATGCCGTGAAGGTCGCGGCGTCAGAACACCGACCGGCGTCTTCGGTGTATGGCTCGACTCGCCGCTCATCGAGATGCTCAAGGGTGAAGGCGCGGTGAAGGCGTCGCTGCCGGCAATGTACCACCAGTTTGCCCGCTACGGAATTTTCATGGACCGTGAGCCGGTGCTCACCTATCCGACCCAGCACTACCAGAACGGTGGTATTCTGATCGATGAGGACGGACTTTCCGGGGTCGGGAATCTGTATGCCGCAGGAGAAGTCTCGGGCGGAATCCACGGCCGCAATCGGCTGATGGGAAACTCTCTCCTCGACATTCTCGTGTTTGGACGACGGGCTGGCAAGGCTGCCGCCGAAGCGGCCAAGGCCACAAAGGCTGTTCCTGAACTCTCCTTGAAGCACGTCGCGGCATTCAAGCGGGAACTTGCGGCAGCAAAGGTGCCGCGTTCTCGCAAGTCGCCGATGATACTTCCGGACTACCGCCAACCGGCAATGCGTGGCCGCTACTCATTCCTGGGTCCTGACCCGGAGTGCGTGCTTCCGGCCGACTGA
- a CDS encoding SPFH domain-containing protein has translation MVKGDDAIEAPASEVSQSFRTSQPGASSMWQRRSWVYQNIGPDYTEKIVRPSIRTALRDAASHFAAAELYSAGSRTAYIAAVDSLLDEAFADKGIKRERVFLRRVKLPDVIMTAIEQKLAEKQNTHKDV, from the coding sequence GTGGTGAAGGGCGACGATGCAATTGAAGCCCCTGCCTCGGAGGTCTCACAGTCGTTTCGGACGTCACAGCCTGGTGCCAGCTCGATGTGGCAAAGGCGGAGCTGGGTGTACCAGAACATCGGTCCAGACTACACCGAGAAAATCGTACGGCCATCCATCCGCACCGCCCTGCGCGATGCGGCTTCGCATTTTGCCGCAGCCGAACTATACTCAGCGGGCAGCCGTACTGCTTACATTGCAGCGGTTGACTCACTTCTGGACGAAGCGTTCGCGGACAAAGGTATCAAACGCGAGCGTGTATTTCTGCGCCGGGTCAAGCTTCCCGACGTCATCATGACCGCCATCGAGCAGAAACTGGCCGAGAAGCAGAACACCCACAAGGATGTCTAG